One Bradyrhizobium diazoefficiens DNA window includes the following coding sequences:
- a CDS encoding zinc-finger domain-containing protein, whose protein sequence is MSDHVVPHFHNDAGVPVIEIGSQEFMCVGANPPFDHPHVFLDLGNDNEIICPYCSTLYRFAADLKAGEARPPECVLKDKVA, encoded by the coding sequence ATGTCCGACCATGTCGTCCCGCACTTCCATAACGATGCCGGTGTCCCCGTCATCGAGATCGGCTCGCAAGAGTTCATGTGCGTCGGCGCCAATCCTCCGTTCGATCATCCGCACGTGTTCCTGGACCTCGGCAACGACAACGAGATCATCTGCCCGTACTGCTCGACACTGTACCGCTTCGCCGCCGACCTGAAGGCGGGCGAAGCCCGTCCGCCGGAATGCGTCTTGAAGGACAAGGTGGCCTGA
- a CDS encoding alpha/beta fold hydrolase, producing the protein MPSFHNGAVEIAYLDEGEGDPIILVHGFASSKNVNWVYPTWVSELRKNGRRVVALDNRGHGDSAKLYEPAQYSIPTMAGDVLALMDHLAIPQADIMGYSMGGRMTAWLGLNEPQRLRSAILGGIGIGGLIEGTGPGENVAKALEAPSLDDVTDPVGRTFRAFADQTRSDHKALAACLRGTRDLMAKDEAARIGVPVLIAVGSTDDVAGSASALGAIIPGSEVLDIPNRDHMRAVGDKIYKTGVLDFLSRRA; encoded by the coding sequence ATGCCGAGCTTCCACAACGGCGCCGTTGAAATTGCCTATCTCGACGAAGGCGAGGGCGATCCGATCATCCTGGTGCACGGCTTTGCCTCCAGCAAGAACGTGAACTGGGTCTATCCGACCTGGGTTTCGGAGCTGCGCAAGAACGGCCGCCGCGTCGTTGCGCTGGACAATCGCGGCCATGGCGACAGCGCAAAGCTCTACGAGCCCGCGCAATACTCGATCCCGACCATGGCCGGCGACGTGCTCGCGTTGATGGATCATCTCGCCATCCCACAGGCCGATATCATGGGCTATTCCATGGGCGGGCGGATGACGGCGTGGCTCGGCCTCAACGAGCCGCAACGCCTGCGCTCTGCGATCCTCGGCGGCATCGGCATCGGTGGCCTGATCGAGGGCACCGGCCCCGGTGAGAACGTCGCGAAAGCGCTGGAAGCGCCCTCGCTCGACGACGTCACCGATCCCGTCGGCCGCACCTTTCGGGCGTTCGCCGACCAGACCCGCTCCGACCACAAGGCGCTTGCCGCCTGCCTGCGCGGCACGCGCGACCTCATGGCGAAGGACGAGGCCGCGCGGATCGGCGTGCCCGTGCTGATTGCGGTCGGTAGCACCGACGACGTTGCGGGCTCGGCCAGCGCGCTCGGCGCGATCATTCCGGGCTCTGAAGTACTGGACATTCCGAACCGCGACCACATGCGTGCGGTCGGCGACAAGATCTACAAGACAGGCGTGCTCGACTTCCTGTCACGCCGCGCGTGA